The following coding sequences are from one Arthrobacter sp. 24S4-2 window:
- a CDS encoding helix-turn-helix transcriptional regulator has translation METLTQAPVLARFGYAVSDPTRARILLALSEAPSYPSDLADSLQVSRQSMSNHLTCLRGCGLVVAVPDGRRSRYELADARLGHAIKDLIGVVLAVDAACCAPDGECFA, from the coding sequence ATGGAAACGCTCACTCAGGCGCCCGTGCTGGCCCGGTTCGGCTATGCGGTCTCGGACCCTACCCGCGCCCGGATTCTCCTGGCTCTCTCAGAGGCACCGTCTTATCCCTCAGATCTGGCAGATTCCCTTCAGGTGTCCCGGCAGAGCATGTCCAACCATCTGACATGCCTGCGGGGCTGTGGCCTCGTCGTTGCCGTTCCGGACGGACGGCGGAGCCGGTATGAACTCGCGGACGCCCGGCTGGGGCATGCGATCAAGGACCTGATCGGCGTGGTCCTCGCGGTGGATGCGGCCTGCTGCGCCCCGGATGGGGAGTGCTTCGCATGA
- a CDS encoding cation diffusion facilitator family transporter: MTALLHVPSPERRAVLSLRIRMFAAATITYNLIEAVVALWAGGVADSSALIGFGLDSVIEVTSALALSWQFSARDPERREQLTLRIIAVSFFALAAFVTVDSVRSLTGGGEAQHSTPGIVIAGLSLAIMPVLSWAQRRAGRELGSRTAVADSRQTLLCTYLSAVLLVGLVLNSTLGWWWADAGAALVIAGIAVREGINAWRGEACCAIPHSGDGRAEEDDDCCAGCESGSKTLPVEKLHGDT, from the coding sequence ATGACGGCTCTGCTGCACGTACCAAGCCCGGAACGCCGGGCCGTGCTGAGCCTCAGGATCAGGATGTTTGCGGCCGCGACCATCACCTACAACCTCATTGAAGCCGTTGTGGCGCTCTGGGCTGGAGGGGTCGCTGATTCCTCGGCGCTGATCGGCTTCGGCCTGGACTCGGTCATTGAGGTGACTTCCGCGCTGGCCTTGTCCTGGCAGTTTTCCGCCAGAGACCCGGAACGGCGTGAGCAGCTGACCCTCCGGATCATTGCCGTCTCCTTCTTCGCCCTCGCCGCGTTTGTCACGGTTGATTCTGTCCGGTCTCTCACAGGAGGCGGAGAGGCGCAGCATTCGACGCCGGGCATCGTGATCGCGGGCCTCAGCCTGGCGATCATGCCCGTGCTGTCCTGGGCGCAACGCCGTGCCGGACGGGAACTCGGTTCCCGGACAGCTGTGGCCGATTCCAGGCAGACACTGCTGTGCACCTACCTTTCCGCCGTCCTGCTGGTGGGCCTGGTCCTGAACAGCACCCTGGGCTGGTGGTGGGCCGATGCCGGAGCCGCCTTGGTCATCGCCGGTATCGCCGTCCGGGAGGGCATCAATGCCTGGCGCGGCGAAGCCTGCTGCGCCATCCCGCACTCCGGCGACGGCCGTGCCGAAGAGGACGACGACTGCTGCGCCGGGTGCGAATCAGGGAGCAAAACCTTGCCTGTCGAGAAACTACACGGTGATACGTAA